The following is a genomic window from Haloterrigena salifodinae.
AGATACTGATGAAGCCCTCGAACCACTAAACTCTCAACCCCAACGACTACCCCTACACTTCCCGTTTGGGTTCCCATGCCATCGGAGTCGGACGACGTTCGCGTATGGCTCGTCGAGCGCGATTACGATAATCGCGACCTCATCATCCTCACCTACGCGACTCCCGACGGAACTCGAACCTTCCGAAAGGAACTCGCAGCGCAGGCGGTCGACCTGGACACGGTCACTGCCACAAAGGACGTCTCTCCCGATGATCTCGCGACCGTCGAGGACCCAGACGTCCGCGAACGGTACGCCGACGAAGCAGCGCGAATGGCGGACGAACACGATCCAGCGGAGACGATCTAACTCGAGGGACGAACCGGTCGTCCTGTGCTGGTTGAACGGAGTTCAGTGATACGTCTTTTCGCCGGCCTCGATCGGGACATCGAGCCAGTTTGCCGTCGGCGGGAGCGGGCATTCGTACTGATCCGAGTACGCGCATGTCGGATTGTACGCCTCGTTGAAGTCGAGGATCCAGTTTCCGTCGTCCGTCCGGTGTGCATCGTCCTCGAGGTCGAGGTATCGACCTGCGCCGTAGGTCTCGTCGCCGCTGGTCGCGTCCCGGAATGGGACCCAGAGCCGTTCGTCGTCCGGGTTCGCTTTGTAGGCCTGCAGCGCGACGTCCTCCCCGCCGACGGTGAAGCGGAACTCGCCCCAGCGCAGGTACTCCCGTTCGCCGTCGGTGCTCGTCCCCACGGTAACCGGTTCGGGGTCGTCGTACTCGTGCAGCGGTAGTTCGAACCGGTACTCCTTGTCGATCGGGTAGTACTCGAGGCCGTCGAACGACTCGCGCTCGTCCGGCGGAATCGGCGAGTGCGGATCGCCGCCGAAGTACCGGTCTTTCCCCTCGCGTTGCGTTTCGATCGCGCGTCTCCAGTCAGTGGTCATAATTGAATTGAAAGCGGTCGCGGTGTGGTCACGGCACGGTCGTGCCGTCGATCCGTCGCGGGGCGACCGGTCGCGGCCGAATCTCGCCGCTCGGCGTGAGTACGGCACTCGTGGTGTTACGCGTGTTGCTCGATTAGGCCCTGCAGCGTCCCGCGGTCCTGGGCACCGACCGTGCGCTCGACCGGCTGGCCGTCGGCATAGAGGACGAGCGTCGGGACACCGCGGGCGCCCAGTTGCTGGGCGATCTGCTGGTGAGCGTCGACATCGACCTTCGCGACTGCGGCGTCGGTCTCCGCGGCCAGCGCTTCGATCGTCGGCTCCATCATCTGACAGGGGCCACACCAGTCGGCGTAGCAGTCCACGAGGACGAGGTCGTGCTCCGCGACGACCTCGTCGAGGTGACTCTGGCCCGTGATCGCGATCGGTTCGTCGGGCGCGTCGCTCGCCTCGGCGGTGTCGGCCGTGTCGAGGTTCCCACCGTTCTCGAGGCGCTCCTGCAACTCTCGCTTCTTCTGCTCACGGATCCGTTCTCGTTCGTCGTCGGTGGACTCGCTCATCGGTCGACGGTACGGTCTCCACGATAATAATGATTTTGTGCCCTGAAAGCAATATCGTGCTGGCGGAGCGGCCGGGATATCTCTGGCGCTGGCGACGCGACCGACGATCGCTGCCAGCGCCGGTCGTACCGGGAAGTCCCGAACGGAGGCAGATACTATTCCTCCCACTGCGGCTGTTGTAGTGGGGAGAGAGGCCCTATTCTATCGCTCGACGAGGATTCGTTACGGGTCGATCCGGAGAGCAGTGACCCGCTCGAGATCGATCGCCACATATATATCTATCACCGATTCCTGAACCGATGTGTTTCTCGATAGTGGCATGACTATACAATACTATTCTTCGAATGTGATCCAACGATGACCGACCTCCGACGTACGATCGGACAGTATGCGGGACGAGCGACGGCCTTCGGCGCCGTCCTCCTCGTCGCCGCGACCGCGACGGCGTCCGCACAGACCCACGGCGGCGGTGCCGACGGATCGATGGGCGGCTGGGGAGCGTTCGGCGGCTGGATGCTCCTCTGGCCGGTCGTCCTGATCGGCCTGCTAGCCCTGCTGGTCGTCTGGGCCGGCAGTCGACGCCGGGGTCACCGCATCGACCGCACTGACCGCACCGACCGACCCGACTGAGCACTCGAGGAACTCCGCGAGCGATACGCACGCGGTGAACTCTCGGACGAGGAGTTCGAGCGACGACGACACAATCTGTACCCCTAGACCAATGACTGACGCACACAACCCGGACGTGACGATCGACTCGCGAGACGCATCGTGTCCCGGCCCGCTGATGGACCTCATCGGGAAGGTGAAGGGTCTTGGCTCGGGAACCGTGGTCGAACTCCAGACCACCGAGCGTAACTCCACGACCGACGTCCCGGAGTGGCTCGAGAAGGCCGGCCACGACTTAGTCGAGATCGAGGAGCGCGACGAGTACTGGAGTATCTTCCTGGAGGTCAATTGAGATGCATCGAATCGCTATCGTCGGCGGCGGAACGGGCGGAACGGTCCTCGCGAATCGGCTCGCGAGCGAGCTACAGACCGAGATCGAGACCGACGAGGTCGAGGTCCGGCTGATCACGGCCGATCCGAACCACGTCTACAAACCGACGTTCCTGTACGTTCCCTTCGGGAAGAAGACGGTCGACGACGCGAAACGGCCGATCGAGGAACTGGTCGACCGCC
Proteins encoded in this region:
- a CDS encoding DUF1684 domain-containing protein yields the protein MTTDWRRAIETQREGKDRYFGGDPHSPIPPDERESFDGLEYYPIDKEYRFELPLHEYDDPEPVTVGTSTDGEREYLRWGEFRFTVGGEDVALQAYKANPDDERLWVPFRDATSGDETYGAGRYLDLEDDAHRTDDGNWILDFNEAYNPTCAYSDQYECPLPPTANWLDVPIEAGEKTYH
- the trxA gene encoding thioredoxin, which encodes MSESTDDERERIREQKKRELQERLENGGNLDTADTAEASDAPDEPIAITGQSHLDEVVAEHDLVLVDCYADWCGPCQMMEPTIEALAAETDAAVAKVDVDAHQQIAQQLGARGVPTLVLYADGQPVERTVGAQDRGTLQGLIEQHA
- a CDS encoding SHOCT domain-containing protein gives rise to the protein MTDLRRTIGQYAGRATAFGAVLLVAATATASAQTHGGGADGSMGGWGAFGGWMLLWPVVLIGLLALLVVWAGSRRRGHRIDRTDRTDRPD
- a CDS encoding sulfurtransferase TusA family protein encodes the protein MTDAHNPDVTIDSRDASCPGPLMDLIGKVKGLGSGTVVELQTTERNSTTDVPEWLEKAGHDLVEIEERDEYWSIFLEVN